The Canis lupus dingo isolate Sandy chromosome 11, ASM325472v2, whole genome shotgun sequence genome includes a region encoding these proteins:
- the ENHO gene encoding adropin, producing the protein MGAAISQGALIAIVCNGLVGFLLLLLWVILCWACHSRSADIDSLSESSPNSSPGPCPEKAPPPQKPSHEGSYLLQP; encoded by the coding sequence ATGGGGGCAGCCATCTCCCAAGGGGCCCTCATTGCCATCGTCTGCAACGGCCTCGTAGgcttcctgctgctcctgctctggGTCATTCTCTGCTGGGCCTGCCATTCCCGCTCTGCGGACATCGACTCTCTTTCGGAATCCAGTCCCAACTCCAGCCCTGGCCCCTGTCCTGAGAAGGCACCCCCGCCCCAGAAGCCCAGCCATGAAGGCAGCTACCTGCTGCAGCCCTGA